A window of the Bacteroidales bacterium genome harbors these coding sequences:
- the rplT gene encoding 50S ribosomal protein L20: MPRSVNHVASRARRKKILKRTRGYWGRNKNVWTVAKNRWEKGQQYAFRDRRAKKRSFRSLWIQRINAGVRPLGLSYSQFIGLLNKSEIKLSRKTLADLALSNPEAFKAVVDAVKK; the protein is encoded by the coding sequence ATGCCACGTTCAGTAAATCATGTTGCATCTCGTGCACGCAGAAAAAAAATCTTAAAAAGAACCAGAGGCTACTGGGGACGTAATAAAAATGTTTGGACAGTAGCTAAAAACCGTTGGGAAAAAGGTCAACAGTATGCATTTCGCGACCGTAGAGCTAAAAAAAGAAGCTTTAGATCTCTTTGGATTCAACGTATTAATGCAGGAGTTCGTCCTTTAGGACTTTCATATTCCCAATTTATTGGCTTGTTAAACAAATCAGAAATTAAACTAAGCCGCAAAACATTAGCAGACTTGGCTCTGAGCAATCCAGAAGCCTTTAAAGCTGTTGTTGATGCTGTAAAGAAATAA